A stretch of Lathyrus oleraceus cultivar Zhongwan6 chromosome 6, CAAS_Psat_ZW6_1.0, whole genome shotgun sequence DNA encodes these proteins:
- the LOC127095768 gene encoding uncharacterized protein LOC127095768, translating to MIVVVYAEKFEDMAAYSRQAAYAPNERWKIDQFLFGLRGEISHSVSQREFTTYSELLRKCYVAKNNLKKVQEERDQYRSGQRDQGRLGSQFRPRSQAFKGKQIFQPYLDQFVVIFIDDILIYSRTPQEHGGHLRIVLSVLQEKRLFAKLSKCEFWKNEVNFLGHVISQGGVSVDPSKVEAVINWEIPKNAPEVKSFLGLAGYYRRFIKGFSQIDLPMTKLTRKEISFKWDLKCDHSFMSLKEKLTTVLVLVIPAPSKSYEVFCDASKKGLGGVLMQNGQVVAYVSRQLKPHEENYPTHDLELAAVVFALKRRWMEYLKDFDFELKYHQGKANKLDAGWCENGKFECYFNLREEIRQGQMIDEKLQEMSTQPGLAQSPNGVIVFNQRIYVPNDAELKRKVLEEAHKRAFTIHPGSSKMYQDLKKDYWWPGMKRDIAELHGVPTSIVSDRDPKFTSRFWKAFQQAMRSRLCLSTSNHPQTDGQTERTIQTLTDMLRACILDSGGNWKELLPLIEFAYNNSYHASIAMAPYEALYGRKCRTPLCWTKVGEERILGPEIIQQTTEKIRMVRDKMNKPQDRQKSYVDHNRRPLEFDEGDHVFLKVTPRLRLKGPFKSRKLSPIYIGPYQIIERIGEVAYKLVFHVSKFRKFIPNSLQPILPDSIEVEADLTFEPLPSRIAGREV from the exons ATGATAGTAGTTGTGTATGCTGAGAAGTTCGAAGATATGGCTGCTTATTCTAGACAAGCCGCGTACGCACCAAATGAGAGGTGGAAGATTGATCAGTTTCTTTTTGGTCTAAGGGGTGAAATTTCTCATAGTGTTTCTCAAAGGGAATTCACTACTTATTCTGAATTGTTAAGGAAATGTTATGTGGCTAAGAACAATTTGAAGAAAGTTCAAGAAGAAAGGGATCAATATAGGAGTGGACAAAGAGACCAAGGGAGGCTAGGTAGCCAGTTTAGGCCTAGATCTCAGGCTTTCAAAGGAAAACAG ATATTTCAACCTTACTTGGACCAGTTCGTGGTGATCTTTATTGATGACATTCTTATTTATTCTCGTACTCCCCAAGAGCACGGAGGACACCTAAGGATTGTTCTATCTGTATTGCAAGAGAAGCGACTTTTTGCCAAGTTAAGTAAGTGTGAATTTTGGAAGAACGAAGTGaattttcttggtcatgtaatatCACAAGGAGGAGTGTCAGTGGATCCATCTAAAGTTGAAGCAGTTATTAATTGGGAAATACCGAAGAATGCTCCCGAAGTCAAAAGTTTCTTGGGTTTGGCAGGTTACTATCGAAGGTTTATAAAGGGGTTTTCCCAGATAGATTTACCAATGACAAAACTTACCCGAAAGGAAATTTCTTTTAAGTGGGATTTGAAGTGTGATCATAGTTTCATGAGTTTGAAGGAGAAGCTAACGACTGTTCTTGTTTTAGTCATCCCCGCCCCTAGTAAGTCTTATGAAGTATTTTGTGATGCCTCTAAGAAAGGATTAGGAGGGGTGTTAATGCAGAATGGTCAGGTTGTAGCTTATGTCTCTCGTCAGTTGAAGCCTCATGAAGAGAACTATCCGACTCATGATCTAGAACTAGCTGCTGTTGTTTTTGCATTGAAG aggagatggatGGAGTATTTGAAGGATTTTGATTTTGAGCTTAAGTACCACCAGGGGAAAGCGAATAAG TTAGACGCAGGATGGTGTGAGAATGGGAAATTTGAATGTTATTTTAACCTAAGGGAAGAGATCCGACAAGGACAAATGATAGATGAGAAGTTACAAGAGATGTCGACTCAACCAGGTCTCGCTCAGTCACCGAATGGAGTTATTGTGTTTAATCAAAGGATTTATGTTCCGAATGATGCCGAGCTGAAAAGAAAAGTTTTGGAGGAAGCTCACAAAAGGGCGTTTACTATACATCCAGGTTCATcaaagatgtatcaagacttgaagaaggacTATTGGTGGCCTGGAATGAAGAGGGATATTGCAGA GTTGCATGGTGTTCCAACTAGCATTGTTTCCGATAGAGACCCAAAGTTTACTTCAAGATTTTGGAAGGCATTCCAGCAAGCTATGAGATCGAGATTATGTTTGAGTACTTCTAATCATCCTCAAACGGATGGTCAGACTGAACGGACGATACAGACACTGACAGATATGTTAAGAGCTTGTATACTTGATAGTGGAGGGAATTGGAAAGAGCTTTTACCACTGATTGAATTCGCATATAACAATAGTTATCATGCAAGTATTGCGATGGCTCCTTATGAAGCCTTGTATGGACGAAAATGTAGGACACCTCTATGTTGGACGAAAGTTGGAGAAGAAAGGATCTTAGGACCTGAGATTATTCAACAGACTACCGAAAAGATAAGGATGGTCCGTGATAAGATGAATAAACCGCAAGATCGCCAAAAGAGCTATGTGGATCACAACAGAAGACCATTGGAATTTGATGAAGGTGATCATGTATTTTTGAAGGTGACTCCAAGGTTGAGACTGAAAGGACCGTTTAAGTCACGGAAGCTAAGTCCGATATACATAGGGCCATACCAGATTATAGAGAGGATTGGAGAAGTAGCCTACAAATTAGTTTTTCACGTATCTAAATTTCGGAAGTTCATTCCAAATTCTCTTCAGCCTATTCTTCCAGATTCAATAGAAGTAGAAGCAGATCTGACTTTCGAACCTCTACCAAGTCGCATTGCAGGACGAGAAGTTTAG